Genomic segment of Parabacteroides pacaensis:
CAGAGTGGAAGCGGAAGGGAAAGAAGTGGTTTGAGGAGGAGATTAAATATCAGATTGCCGAAGATGGTACGTATTTGCAGTTTAGTATGAATTATCACCGCGTGGTAGTACAGTTACTGACGTGGGCAATTGCCTTATCGGACAGGAATAAAGAGCGGTTTTCTGATGTTGTATATGAAAGAGCTTACCAGGCATTGAATTTTTTGTATCAGTGTCAGGATGAAGTAACAGGTTGGCTGCCTAATTATGGGGCGAATGACGGAGCTTTGTTCTTTAAATTGAATGATGCGCATTACCGGGATTACCGTCCTCAATTGGATGCTATGCATTATTTGTTGACAGGAAAGAACTTGTATGAAAACTCTTCTGGGCTTGAAGACCGAAGTTGGTACCTGCCTGATTTGAAAATTTGTTCTGAACGGAAATTGTTTGCGCCGCTCAAAAGGGTGAATGGTCCTGTTTCTTTTTCTGTAGGAGGTTACTATTTGATCCGGGAAAATGACAGTCTGACTTTTATTCGGTGTGGTAAGTATAAAGATCGTCCGGGACAGGCGGATAATTTGCATATAGATATTTGGTACAGAGGAGAAAATTTACTGATGGATGGAGGATCCTATAAATATAATATGGATTTTGGCTCTCAGAAGTATTTCTCAGGAACAGAATCCCATAATACGGTTATGATAGGAAGTTACGACCAAATGAAGAAAGGGGTTCGGTTTATATGGTTTAATTGGAGCCAGGCGCTTAGGGCTTCACTAGAAGAGACGGAAGAATATTACGGGTTTTCGAGTAAAGTCTCTTGTTTTACTTATTTGAACAAGCACATCGTGCATTCCCGTAAAATCAGGAAGTTTAAAGGGAGGCCACAGTGGGAGGTGGAAGATGAGATAACGCCTGTTTTATCCGATTGTCCTATACGGCAAATATGGCATACCGATTCGAAACGGGTAGAGTTTAGCAATGAGAAATTGGCACCGTTTGTCACAGACGGATGGTATTCCTCACTTTATGGCAGGAAAGAAAAAAATACACAAATAGAGTTTGTTTCGGAAAATTATCGTATCCGGACAGATATTTCAGTAAAAGAATTTTGCTCATGAAAATACTTTATTTTCACCAACATTTTACAACTCCAGCTTTGGGAGGAGCAACACGCTCTTATGAGTTTGCCCGGCGTTTGATAGAACGGGGGCATTCCGTGACGATGGTGTGTGGAGAAATGGCTAAGTTGAATCTTCCGGAGACAAAAATGAAAAATGTGTATCAGGGAGATGTAGACGGTATAAATGTGATACAAATAGCACTGCCTTATTCAAATAACGATGGGATAGCCAAACGGGCAATGACTTTTCTGAAGTTTGCTTGGAAAGGTATTCACCTTGCTTTATATGAGGACTACGATTTGCTGTTTGCAACCTCCACTCCATTAACTGCCGGTATTCCAGGTATTGTAATGAAATGGTTTCGGAAAAAGGCTTTTGTTTTTGAGGTACGGGATTTGTGGCCAGAATTACCAAAGGCTTTGGGTATGAAAAATCCTTTTTTGCTGTGGGGAATGAGTTTATTGGAAAAATGGAGTTATCGGAAGGCAGATGCTTGTATCGGTTTATCTCCGGGGATATGTGAGGGAATAGCAAAACGCAGCCAAAAAGGTAAAAAAATCGTGATGATACCGAATGGTTGTGATTTAGGTATTTTTTATCCGGGGAAGCGGGCTGATCTGAATTTAGAGGGAATAAAAGAAACGGATAAAGTAGCGGTTTTTACCGGAGCCCATGGCATTGCCAATGGTTTGAATGCTGTGCTGGACGCTGCTGTAGAGTTGAAAAGGATGAAAAGGAACGATATTGTCCTGGTTTTTATAGGGGATGGAAAAACTAAAAAGAGTTTAATGCAAAGGGTGGAAAGGGAAGGATTAAACAATTGTCGCTTTTTTGATCCGATGGCTAAAAATGAATTGAATAAGGTTATGGCTTCTGCTGATATAGGTATGATGATATTGGCTAATGTTCCAGCTTTTTATTATGGTACGTCCCCGAATAAATTTTTCGACTACATCTCTTCGGGATTGCCTGTTTTCAATAATTACCCGGGTTGGTTAGCCGATATTATTACAAAGAATAATTGTGGTTTGTCCGTACCCCCCGAAGATGCAAAAGCGTTTGCCTTGGGTTTAATAAAATTAGCCGATCACCTCGAATTGAGGGCAGAGTACGGTAAAAATGCTAGGTTGGTAGCAGAAAAAGAATTTGATCGGGACATGCTGGCGCATCGCTTTGCTTCATTTTTGGAAAAAACAGTTTCTTTGTGTTGAATATGTACTCTCATTTTTTTAAGCGAGCAATCGATTTTGTCTTTGTGTTTGGTGTGTTGGTTGCTATCTGGCCGATACTACTTTTGATTACATTATGGCTGCATTTTGCCAATAAAGGGGCTGGTGCATTTTTCTTGCAGGAACGGCCCGGAAAGAATGGAAAAATGTTTCGGGTAGTCAAGTTTAAAACAATGACAGATGCACGGGATGCTAATGGCAAATTGCTGCCGGATGCGGAACGCTTGACTTCGATCGGTAAATTTATCCGCTCAACTTCTCTGGATGAGTTACCTCAGTTAATCAATGTATTAAAAGGGGATATGTCTTTAATAGGTCCTCGTCCTTTGTTACCGGAATATTTGCCTCTTTATTCCAAAGAACAAGCCCGAAGGCATGAGGTGCGACCGGGGATTACTGGTTGGGCCCAGGTGAATGGTCGGAATGCTATTTCATGGCAGAAAAAATTTGCATTGGATGTATGGTATGTAGACCATGTGTCTTTCCCTTTAGATTTAAAAATAATGTTTTTGACAGTAAAGAAAGTGTTGAAAAGAGAAGGAATTAATTCTCAGTCAAGTAGTACGATGGAATCATTTACCGGAAATAAATAAAAATATGAAGGATATAGCAATATATGGAGCTGGTGGTTTTGGACGGGAAGTGGCTTGTTTAATTAGGAATATTAATAAAGAGAAGCAGGTCTGGAATCTAATTGGCTTTTTTGATGATGGAAAAGATATTAGTTATTCAACAGAATATGGTAGCGTACTTGGAGGAATAGACGAACTAAATAAATTTACTCAACCTTTAGATATTGTCGTAGCAATTGGCAATCCGAAAACTGTAGAAAATGTAATAAGTTCGATAAATAATCCCTTGATAGGTTTTCCTAATGTGATATCTCCTGATGTAACATTTCTTGATGCTAATAATTTTTCTATGGAAAAAGGAAATATAATTTGTTCCCATTGTTGGATTAGCTGTAATGTACATATAGGTAGTTTTAATACAATGAATGTAGGAGTGACAGTGGGACATGATTCTATTATTGGTAACTACAACTCGTTTATGCCTGCTGTGAAAATTTCCGGAGCCGTATGTATCGGAGATCATAATTTTTTTGGTGTTTCTTCTTGTGTATTACAACAAATAAAAATAGGACAAAATACGATTGTAGGTGCTAACAGTTTGATAATTAGAAGTACAAAGGATGAAGGCACTTACCTTGGTAATCCTGCTGTAAAAATAACATATTAATGTAATAAAAAATTGAGTTATGGATTTAATGGATTTTGTTGAAAAGTTTGCAGAACAATTTGAAGAAACGGAAAAGAGTATATTTACTTCCAACACATGTTTTAAAGAGCTGGAAGAATGGTCTTCATTAATATCGTTAAGTGTTATTGCAATGGTGGATGAAGAATATGGAGTTCGCATTAAAGGCGATGATATCAAGCAAGCAAGAACAATAGAAGATTTGTTCCAAGTGATAAATAAACGTTTATAAAATGTATAATCCATTTTCTTTACAAGGTAAATCCATTTTAGTAACGGGGGCTTCTTCGGGAATAGGGCGTGCTGTTGCGATAGAATGTTCTAAAATGGGGGCTAAGTTGATTTTGTCTGCTCGTAATAAAGAACGTCTGCATGAAACTTCTACATCCTTAATAAATAGTGAAATTCACAGGATTATACCTGCTGATTTAACTGATAATGATGTTTTATCAGATATGATGTACTTGATAGATAGTCCCTTGGATGGTATAGTGCATTGTGCAGGCATTACAAATCCTAAGCCTTTCTCTTTCATATCCTCGGAAGACATTTCGAAGATGATGAAAATAAACTTTGAAGCTCCGGTTATGCTTACCCAACATCTTTTAAAAAGGAAGAAAATAACTAGCGGAGGATCTATCGTTTTTATATCTTCTATTTCCGGAGTGTATATATCTTCAGTGGGAGGTAGTTTGTATTCAGCTTCAAAAGGGGCAATCCATGGAATAGTAAAGGCCATGGCGTTAGAATTGGCATCCAAATCTATTCGGGTAAATTGCATTAATCCGGGAATGATTGATACTAATATTTTTAAAGAAGGAATTATAACAAAGGAACAATTAGTGGAAGATTCAAAACGTTATCCGTTAAGAAGACATGGAAAACCGGAGGAGGTTGCTTATGCTGCTATTTATTTATTGTCTGCAGCCAGTCAGTGGGTTACAGGTACTAACATAGTAATTGATGGAGGATATACTTTATTATGAAAATGGAAAAAGCTTATATAAAAGATATAGCCTATTATTTGCCTGAGAAAGTAGTAACAAATGAAGATATAGTTCATGATTTCCCGGCGTGGAGTGTCGATAAGATTGCGTCAAAAGTAGGCGTTAATAAAAGGCATATTGCAATTGCCGGTGAAACAGCAACGGATTTAGCGATAAAAGCTGCTGAAAATCTTTTTTCACGAGGAAAAGTAAGTAAGGAGAATATTGATTACATTTTGTTTTGTACCCAGAGTCCGGATTATTTTTTACCAACGTCGGCATGTATAATTCAAAATAAATTGGGACTGAGAAGAGATATTGGAGCTTTAGATTTTAATTTAGGATGTTCCGGATATGTATATGGACTATCCTTGGCTAAGGGACTAATTTGTGCAGGAATAGCTTCCAATGTATTACTGTTGACGGGAGAAACCTATAATAAGTATCTTCATCCTAAAGACAAAGGCAATAGAACGATTTTTGGGGATGGTGCATCGGCCACGGTTATTAGTGGAAGCGGGATTGCTGAGATTGGGCAATTCTCTTTAGGGACTGACGGAAGTGGAGCGGATAACTTAATTGTTAAATGCGGAGGAATGCGTTGTCCGGATAAACAAAATAATGTAGAATTTGATGAAAATGGCAATCCTGTTTCTTCTGATTATCTTTATATGAATGGAAGTGAGATATTTACTTTTACGTTAGATAATGTGCCTCCTTTAATAGAGGATGTTTTGATAAGGAATCAAATGGAAAAAGACGCAGTGGATTTATTTGTTTTTCACCAGGCAAATAAGTATATGCTTGATTTCTTGCGTAAAAAGATAAAGATTGCTTCAGAGCGTTTTTACTATTGTTTGTCTGAATATGGGAACACTGTTTCTAATACAATTCCTATTGCTTTACGAAATGCCATTGATGATAAAACAATTTGTAATAAAAGTCATGTTGTTATAGCCGGCTTTGGTGTTGGGTATTCCTGGGGTGGAACAATCTTACATTTTGATGAGTAGATTATATATAATTTTATGAATAGAAAAATTTGGCTTTCACTTGCTCACATGTCAGGGCGGGAGCAAGAATTTATTAAAGAAGCTTTCGATACCAATTGGGTTGTTCCCTTAGGCCCGAATGTAAATGCTTTTGAAAAAGAATTATCGCAATATATTGGAGAAAACAAATATGTTGTAGCATTAAGTGCCGGGACGGCAGCACTTCATCTGGGACTTATTCTTTTGGATGTAAAAGCGGAGGATGAAGTAATCTGTCAGAGTTTTACTTTTGCAGCATCTGCTAACCCAATTGCCTACCAGGGAGCAAGGCCTGTATTTGTAGATAGTGGAAAGGATACCTGGAACATGAATCCGGTTTTTCTGGAAGAAGCCATTAAAGACAGGTTACGCAAGACGGGCAAACTGCCTAAAGCCATAATTCCGGTGCATTTATATGGCATGCCGGCAAAGATGGACGAGATAGTTTCCATTGCAGATCACTACGGCATCCCTATTTTGGAAGATGCCGCAGAAGCGTTGGGCTCGGAGTATAAGGGACACAAATGTGGGTCATTCGGTCATTATTCCGCCTTGTCTTTTAATGGCAATAAGATGATTACTACTTCGGGAGGCGGTGCATTGATTTGTCAGAGCGCAGAAGAAGCTAAACGGATTATGTTTTATGCTACCCAAGCACGGGAAAAAGCTCCCCATTATCAACATGAGAAGATTGGATATAATTACCGCATGAGTAATATTTGTGCCGGTATTGGCCGTGGACAGATGTTTGTTTTAGATGAACACATTGCGCGTCGTCGGGCGATTCATAAATTATATACTGAATGGTTGAAAGATATTCCAGGCATTACCGTAAAGCAGAATCCTTCGGTGGATTTTAATTCTAACTTTTGGTTAACCTGTATTTTAGTGGACTCTCAAAAGTGTGGGATAACCAGAGAAGATATCCGTTTATATTTGGAAGAAAAGAATATTGAGACGCGTCCCTTATGGAAACCGATGCATTTGCAACCTGTCTTTTTAAAGGCCTCCTTTTATGGGGATGGGACATCTGAACATTTGTTTGAAAAGGGTCTGTGTTTACCTTCGGGGCCTACATTAACAGATGAAGATATTCGCTTTGTAGTTGATTCTATTGTGTCTAAAGTAGAAATAAGGAAATAATATGGAAGAACGGTTGCCTGTTCAAGAAGAACAGGAAATAGATTTGATAGAGCTGGCGGGAAAGGTGTGGAAAAGGCGAAAATTTGTCTTTAAAGCAGCCGGATTAGGAGTTATAATAGGNTAGAAATAAGGAAATAATATGGAAGAACGGTTGCCTGTTCAAGAAGAACAGGAAATAGATTTGATAGAGCTGGCGGGAAAGGTGTGGAAAAGGCGAAAATTTGTCTTTAAAGCAGCCGGATTAGGAGTTATAATAGGTTTGATCGTAGCATTCAGTATTCCCAAGGAATATGTAACGGGAGTCAAGTTAAGTCCGGAGAATACCGAGGTAAGCAAAACGGGTCAACTGGGAGGCTTGGCTGCGATGGCGGGAATTAACTTAGGAGGAGCTGTAGGCCCGGATGCTTTGGTGCCGGATATTTATCCTGATATTGTATCAAGTACTCCTTTTTTGTTGGAATTGATAAACATCCCGGTAGAAAGTGCGGATGGGAAAAAGAAGATGAGCTTCTATGAATATATGGATGAATATCAGAGAAAAGCGTGGTGGGGATATATAATTTCTGCGCCTTTTAAGCTGATAGAGTGGGTTGTAAATCTTTTCAAAGAAGAAAAAATAGAGGATACAACTGTTGATCCTTTTCACTTGACAAAAGATCAGGAGGCTTTCATTAAAGGTATTGAGGAAAAGATTGTAGTAAGTGTGGATAAAAAGTCCGGTGTGATTACTTCCTCTGTTACCATGCAGGATCCATTAATTTCTGCTACCGTTATGAACGTTGTTTTAGAAAATCTTCAAAACTATATAACGGATTACAGAACCCGTAAGGCCAAACATGATTTGGCTTTTAGTGAAAAGCTTTTCAAAGAAGCAAAAGAAGCGTACTTTGTAGCTCAAAAGGCTTATGCGAAATATGTGGATGAAAACCATAATGTCATTTCAGCTCGGTTTAAAACGGAAGAAGAGCGTTTACGCAATGAAATGACCTTGGCTTATGGAGTGTACAACCAGATGGCGCAGCAATTGGAGATGGATAAAATAAAGGTACAGAAGGTCACTCCAGTGTATACTGTTATTGAGCCTGCTAAAGTAGCTATTAAAGCTACGAAACCAAATAAGCCGATGATTTTAATTGGCTTTGTTTTTCTCTCGATAGTAATAAGTGTAGGTTATATCCTCTTTGGAGAGACCTTGCTTAATGAATTAAAGAACATAAAAAATAAGTAGTTCCTTGATATATTATTGGAATCACTCTATATAGTATAGCTATTATGTATACTAATAATTATATTAATTGTCTGCTTACTACTGTTACCTGTATCTAAAACTCGATTATTTTTTTACTATCTCTTTACCATAGAATTAAACTAGATAACACTGAATGATAAAAATACGGGATAATGAAAGACTCATATAAAGAAATAGTACGCAGTGTCCCCAATAGCGATTGTGCATTTAAATACATAGAATTAGGACGCGGCGTATCTTTGCCCTCTTGGGATAAGGAAAAGAATAGGTTGTTGTTTGTATTGGAAGGTAAATTAAAGCTTTCTATCGCCGAGGGTTCTTTCCGCTTTTTACAGAAAGGAAGCTTTGTTTTGCTTTCCAAGGGGGAGGCTTTTAAAGGGACAGGGATGCAGCCGGATACCCGTTTGGTGATTTTCCTTTTTAACCGGGTGGATACGGTGTGGACTTCCACAAAAATCAAAAAGCTGCTGGATGCCTCGGATAAAAAAGCTGGAAAGCCCCATGAGCCGTTGTTGATAGTTCGTCCCCTAGAAATGTTTTTAAAGCTAATTGTTCTTTACACGGAAGAAAAAGACATAGACAAATCCTTTTACGCCAATAAAGAAAGCGAACTGTTATCGCTACTTTACGCTTTTTATTCTGCCGAGGAGTTAGGAAGGATGTTTTATCCTCTTTTACACACCAATCTGGATTTTAAAAGCTTTGTGGAGGCAAATTACCTGAAAGTGGAAAGCGCTTCAGAATTGGCTGATCTCGCCGGTTGTAGCCTAGTAACCTTAAATCGTAAATTCAAGGAATATTTCCAGGATACGGCTTACCAGTGGATCATAAAAAACAAAATGGTATTGATCTTAAAGCGTCTTCAGACTCCTTCGGGTTCATTAGCGGAGATTGCCAAGGAGTTCGGTTTTTATTCTGGCTCTGAGTTAAACCGCTTTTGCCAGCGCCAGTTCGGCACTTCGGCTTTAAAACTTCGCAAGCAGGCTATCGGGAAAAAGCCGGTTCGTAAAATGTAGCCTTGTTCGTTTAACGATATTTCCCTTCATTGAGCCATCTTAAAGTGCAATATACTTTAAGATGGCTTTTTTATTTTGGAATTTTATAGAAAAATATAGAGAAAGATAAACTAATCTATCCTTTTATCCTACTTTATACCTATGGTTAAAAATTAGTATGAAAGAGCAATATATCTTTGTAGTGTCAATAAAGACAAAACAATTTAAAACATTTATTTATGGCTGTAAAGTACAGAACAGTAAAAAGGAAAATTTTAACCGGTGAAGAAAAAGACAAAACTAAAGTTTTTGCTATAGCGAAAACTACCGGGGTATGCGATTTACAAAAATTGTGTAAATTGATTAGTGCACGTTCGACCGTGTCGTCGGCCGATGTAAAGGCGGTATTGGACGGATTGAATTGGGCGATGGACTTGGAATTGCAATCGGGCAATATCGTGCAAGTGGGGGAACTTGGGAATTTTCGTTTGTCGTTAAGCTCGGAGGGTGCCAATCTTGAAGAGAAATTTGATGCAACGAAAATCCGGAATGCTAATGTGATTTTTTATCCGGGTAAATCTTTACGTCTGACGCGTGATGAAGCTACTTTTACCGCGGATGATGTGAAGGTAGTAGAAAAAGCGCCGGTGCCTGATGAAGGAGGAGGCGATGATATTTTGTAGGAATGTTGACTAGGTATCCTTATGAAGAAGTACGGGCGGCTGGCTCGTACTTCTTTTTTAAAACAGAAGAGAAAATGAGAAATATTAATTTAATCGTAATTCATTGTTCCGCTACGCGGGAAGATAAGGAATATACACCGGAACAGCTGAATAGAGATCATTGGGAAAGAGGATTTGATTGCGCCGGATATCATTATTATATACGTAAAAACGGGAAAGTCGTACATTTTCGTCCGGTACAGAGTATGGGAGCTCATGCGAAGGGTTATAATGAGAGAAGTATCGGAGTTTGTTACGAAGGGGGATTGGATGTGAAGGGTAAGCCGGCTGATACCCGTACCCCCGAACAAAGGATGATGTTAGAGAAAATACTTAAGGAGTTATTATTGCGTTTTCCGAACTGTGATATTTGTGGTCATAGGGATTTGTCTAAAGATAAAAACCGGGATGGCGTTATTTCGCCGGATGAATGGATGAAAGTTTGTCCTTGTTTCGATGCAAAAAATGAGTATAGACCTTTAGTAGTGGCTAACCAGATGTATTTAGCTAAACTAAACAAACAAAGGAGTAAAAAATGGAGAGAAAGAGATTTCATCTAGCGACTTTGCAGTTAGTTACGGCTGTTATATTGACCTTTTCCGGTATACTGTTGTTATTTTTAGGATTATATCTGGCTCCTACAGGAGAAATCCATGCATCTGTTTTAGTGGGTTTCGGTGAAGTGTCTACTTTTGCAGGTGCTTTGTTCGGAGTGGATTACAGATATAAAATGAAGTATGGATATGATAAATAAAATGAAATGGATAGAGTATGAAAATGAAAGATAATTGGATTAAAAAAGTGGGTATTTGTTTGCTGGAGCGTATTATTAAAAGAATAAATGTTTTCTTTGTAACCTATTTAAAAAAGAGAAAAAAATGAATTATTACAAAGTAACTTTTCAGTATAAGACGGAAATCGCGAAGGAGATAATTAATGATGTGCTGGCTTCTGAATTAGGGGAAATTGGTTTTGAAAGTTTCATAAGTAATGAAGAAGGATTGGATGCCTATATTCCGGAGAAGCAATATGATGTAAATTTATTGGAAGAAAGATTAGCGGCTTTTCCTTTAGAGGAGGTTCAATTCCTGTATACAAAAGAGTTAGTTCCGGATCAGGACTGGAATGAAGAATGGGAAAAATATTATTTTCAACCTATCCTTGTAGCTTATGATTGTATGGTACGGGCTTCTTTTCATCCGAAAGTTCCTCAAGTGAAGTATGATATTGTGATAGATCCCCGGATGGCTTTTGGTACGGGAAACCATGAAACCACTTATTTGATGATTAAGGAAATGCTAGCATTGCATGTAAGGGATGAAGAGGTATTGGATATGGGATGCGGTACTGCGGTTCTAGCTATTCTGGCTGCTAAGAGAAAAAGCCGTCGTGTTGTAGCTATCGACATTGATGAATGGGCTTATAAGAATGCACTCGATAATATCCGGTTAAATCATACTCCGCAGATCGAGGTAAAATTGGGTGGAGCAGAATTATTAAAAGAGATGGAGCCTTTTGATTTTATTTTTGCGAATATTAATAGAAATATTTTATTGAATGATATTCCACAGTATGTAAATTGTTTGCAGCCGGGAGGGTTATTATTCTTAAGCGGTTTTTATAAACAAGATATTCCGGCGATAGAAGAAGAATGTAATCGTAACGGCTTGGAACTTATGTCATTTACGGAAAAAAATAATTGGGTTGCCGTACGTTTTAAGAAGTTGTAAAATAAAGGAGTAAAGTTCTCTCTGATAGATAAAAAGTGCTCATTTTGTCCTTGTTATCCAAATAATGTTAACAAAAGAACCATTGTAAACAGAAAGTAGTTATATTTGAATGAAAACTTAAAAAAGAAAAGGTTATGAAAAATGGAAATTTATTGTTAGGCTTAGTTCTGGGTGCTGCTGTAGGTGCTGCTGTTACGTATGTGTTAGCAACAGATAAGAAAGAAGAAATCCTCGATGCGATAACCGATGGATATAATAAGGTAAAAGATAGTGTTAAAGATGCTGTTGCTAAAATAAAAGGCGATGCAGCAGAACTGGCAGAGTAATTTTGAAGTATGGAGAAAGATTCTGAAAATATCTTCGATAAGTTGAAAGACGACCTTACAGCTTATGTGAAGTTGAAGCTTGAACTCCTGAAACTGAACACATACGAAAGGATAGGAGAATTAACTGCTACTCTTTCGTATGGTTTGGTTTTATTGTTTCTGGCTTTTTTTTCCGTATTGTTTATTTTTATTTCTTTGGGGTTTTTACTGGGCGAGGCCTTGGATAGTGCCGCTGCCGGTTTTGGCATTGTAGCGGGCATTTATTTAGTATGCTTAGGAGTTATCTTGCTGGTAAGAAATAAATTACGGGAAAAAATATTGAATGTAGTAATTGCCGCTTTAATGGCGCATGATGAAAAAAAAGATGAATCAGATAATGGACAGCAGAACACGGACACCACAGGAGAAACTGATTTTTGAGAAAGAACAGATCCGGCTTGAATGTCTTAAGAAAGAAGATGAGATAGGCGAACATTTGTCTTATGTTCAGCATCATGCCGGCAGTATGTTGCTTTCGGGCGTCTCTGCTCTTATTTTTCCTAAAGCCAAAACGTCAACTAAGAAATCATTAGTTCCTCACAAAAATTCAGAAGGCCATTCTTCACATTTGGGCTTTTCTGATTATTTATCTATGGCAAAAGATATGTTGCCGACTGTCATGGAGATTGCAAAGCCATTGCTTTTTACCTGGGGGTTAAAAAGTGCCAGGAAGTGGATCTTCAGACTTATCGGTCGGAAATAAATTCTTGATAAATAAGCGTATCTTTGTATTTTCTTCTCTTTTTGGCAAAATATTTGCTCCTCTATAAGTGAGATGATATTCAATAAATTGTATATAGGGCGGAAAAAGATATATACAATTTATTGCATCTCATTGTTTATTAGATTGTAACAAAAAAATTAGATAGATTTATGAAACAGAATAACCAGCAGGGAAAGAAGGAAACAACGGGACCTGAAGTAGAACTTGAAGATAAGAACGCGACAAATAAGCAGTCGAATCAAGAAAAAGCGACAGAAGAAATTCCTGATACTGACAAAGTGTCGCCCGATTTAGAAGAGGCAAAAAAGAAATGTGCCGAGTTAAATGATTCTTATCTCCGTTTGATGGCTGAGTATGATAACTATCGGAAACGTACTTTACGGGAAAAGGCCGAGCTGATAAAGAACGGCGGTGAAAAGGCATTAACGGGTTTGTTACCTGTTGTTGATGATTTTGAACGGGCTTTGAAGAATATTAGTTCGACTCAAGACGTAAAGGCTTGTGCGGAAGGAGTGGAACTTATTTATAGTAAGTTCTTAACTTATTTGTCGCAGCAGGGAGTAAAGCCTATCGATGCTTCGGCAGGTAAAGACTTCGATACGGAAGAATTTGAAGCAATCGCAACCGTTCCGGCTCCTTCTGAAGATATGAAAGGAAAAGTATTGGATTGCGTACAAACCGGCTACACATTGAATGATAAGGTAATCCGTCATGCTAAAGTGGTAGTGGGAGAATAAGCAAAGTAAACAAAGATGGCTAAAAGAGATTATTATGAAGTTTTAGGTGTCTCTAAGACGGCGACACTAGAAGAAATTAAAAAGTCGTATCGCAAAAAGGCAATACAATTTCACCCTGACAAGAACCCTGGAGACAAAGAGGCAGAAGAAAAATTTAAAGAGGCTGCCGAAGCTTATGACGTATTGAGCGATTCTACAAAAAGACAGAGGTATGATCAGTTTGGTCATGCAGGTGTTGGAGGTGCTGCTTCCGGCGGAGGATTCGGCGGTGGAAT
This window contains:
- a CDS encoding SDR family NAD(P)-dependent oxidoreductase yields the protein MYNPFSLQGKSILVTGASSGIGRAVAIECSKMGAKLILSARNKERLHETSTSLINSEIHRIIPADLTDNDVLSDMMYLIDSPLDGIVHCAGITNPKPFSFISSEDISKMMKINFEAPVMLTQHLLKRKKITSGGSIVFISSISGVYISSVGGSLYSASKGAIHGIVKAMALELASKSIRVNCINPGMIDTNIFKEGIITKEQLVEDSKRYPLRRHGKPEEVAYAAIYLLSAASQWVTGTNIVIDGGYTLL
- a CDS encoding 3-oxoacyl-ACP synthase III family protein — encoded protein: MKMEKAYIKDIAYYLPEKVVTNEDIVHDFPAWSVDKIASKVGVNKRHIAIAGETATDLAIKAAENLFSRGKVSKENIDYILFCTQSPDYFLPTSACIIQNKLGLRRDIGALDFNLGCSGYVYGLSLAKGLICAGIASNVLLLTGETYNKYLHPKDKGNRTIFGDGASATVISGSGIAEIGQFSLGTDGSGADNLIVKCGGMRCPDKQNNVEFDENGNPVSSDYLYMNGSEIFTFTLDNVPPLIEDVLIRNQMEKDAVDLFVFHQANKYMLDFLRKKIKIASERFYYCLSEYGNTVSNTIPIALRNAIDDKTICNKSHVVIAGFGVGYSWGGTILHFDE
- a CDS encoding heparinase II/III family protein yields the protein MNKLSRGFQLLRNMGWKYFFFRIQYEIRRKSGLLKKLYPVVLPDLVFLSLADWRKNAVPFFFSDKEKLNIKEPEIALLSEKVKRMAEGELCFFSSEWYRLGKEYDWVTNPDTGYKYDVTKHWTQVEDIVEEAGDIKYVWEKSRFSFLYDLIRHEQHTEEAHAAFVFSQIMDWIHKNPLNCGPNYKCSQEISLRVLNWVFALYYYRNAAELTDDIFNLMVRSIYGQMKHVRTNIHFSRLAVRNNHAITETLALYVVGLLFPDFPEASEWKRKGKKWFEEEIKYQIAEDGTYLQFSMNYHRVVVQLLTWAIALSDRNKERFSDVVYERAYQALNFLYQCQDEVTGWLPNYGANDGALFFKLNDAHYRDYRPQLDAMHYLLTGKNLYENSSGLEDRSWYLPDLKICSERKLFAPLKRVNGPVSFSVGGYYLIRENDSLTFIRCGKYKDRPGQADNLHIDIWYRGENLLMDGGSYKYNMDFGSQKYFSGTESHNTVMIGSYDQMKKGVRFIWFNWSQALRASLEETEEYYGFSSKVSCFTYLNKHIVHSRKIRKFKGRPQWEVEDEITPVLSDCPIRQIWHTDSKRVEFSNEKLAPFVTDGWYSSLYGRKEKNTQIEFVSENYRIRTDISVKEFCS
- a CDS encoding NeuD/PglB/VioB family sugar acetyltransferase; protein product: MKDIAIYGAGGFGREVACLIRNINKEKQVWNLIGFFDDGKDISYSTEYGSVLGGIDELNKFTQPLDIVVAIGNPKTVENVISSINNPLIGFPNVISPDVTFLDANNFSMEKGNIICSHCWISCNVHIGSFNTMNVGVTVGHDSIIGNYNSFMPAVKISGAVCIGDHNFFGVSSCVLQQIKIGQNTIVGANSLIIRSTKDEGTYLGNPAVKITY
- a CDS encoding sugar transferase — protein: MYSHFFKRAIDFVFVFGVLVAIWPILLLITLWLHFANKGAGAFFLQERPGKNGKMFRVVKFKTMTDARDANGKLLPDAERLTSIGKFIRSTSLDELPQLINVLKGDMSLIGPRPLLPEYLPLYSKEQARRHEVRPGITGWAQVNGRNAISWQKKFALDVWYVDHVSFPLDLKIMFLTVKKVLKREGINSQSSSTMESFTGNK
- a CDS encoding glycosyltransferase family 4 protein: MKILYFHQHFTTPALGGATRSYEFARRLIERGHSVTMVCGEMAKLNLPETKMKNVYQGDVDGINVIQIALPYSNNDGIAKRAMTFLKFAWKGIHLALYEDYDLLFATSTPLTAGIPGIVMKWFRKKAFVFEVRDLWPELPKALGMKNPFLLWGMSLLEKWSYRKADACIGLSPGICEGIAKRSQKGKKIVMIPNGCDLGIFYPGKRADLNLEGIKETDKVAVFTGAHGIANGLNAVLDAAVELKRMKRNDIVLVFIGDGKTKKSLMQRVEREGLNNCRFFDPMAKNELNKVMASADIGMMILANVPAFYYGTSPNKFFDYISSGLPVFNNYPGWLADIITKNNCGLSVPPEDAKAFALGLIKLADHLELRAEYGKNARLVAEKEFDRDMLAHRFASFLEKTVSLC
- a CDS encoding acyl carrier protein yields the protein MDLMDFVEKFAEQFEETEKSIFTSNTCFKELEEWSSLISLSVIAMVDEEYGVRIKGDDIKQARTIEDLFQVINKRL